The Pleuronectes platessa chromosome 24, fPlePla1.1, whole genome shotgun sequence nucleotide sequence AGGTCAAATCCATTCTTGGGTGAGTACAGTTATAAGGAAAGAAGTAGGACTCCATCTAGTGGGCATAACTGGCTCTTACAATAGAACAAATCCGAgtgaaaaatatgatttttcatGAAATGCATTCATTTTGATATTATATCTGATGAGGAAAAGGCCAATGTAAACATTTTGACTTGTCACATGTTACCTACTGAGAATAGCCACTAATTTCTCAGATACTAAATGTTTCGAacccaaaataaaaccaaatagtCATTTTGGCAAACATTATTGGCATAAAAAACAATTAGTTGAATTTGTCAGCTTAAAATATTATATGAGATCATGTTAAATGCTCGTTAGAATAGTGTCACAATATGTTGTTGTGTAGTAAGTGTCACTTACTTCTGTCGAGATTGAGGAAGAACTTGGGCTGGGCCGAGGTGTCGATCAAACGCTGTTTGAGCTGCGGGGACGCTGTTGCACTGCCTCCACCTGGATCAACACATACGGTACAATTAGAGCCCACAAGATAAAACAGTATTACAATGCAAaaacatacatatttaaatgtatagcTGCATGGTGTCAATGTAAAGTAGGCTATTTATGACAATAGTGTCACAGCTCGGCAGATATCCTCTCAGTGATACACGACTGCTGTTGTGGAAGCCATCAGGTCACACAAGATAGTAGTGCAGCATCTGAACACCGATGTGCCATCTGCCTGGGAGCCTTATCCCCTTCAATGTTCATCAAAATAAAGCAGCTACAACACGACAATATTCACATGTGTAAATCTGCATCAGGTTAATTCTGTTAATTCTCGTCTGTTGCTTTCGGTTGccaaagtaaaagttacttatcCCATACGTCAAATTTTTTTCTATTACCACTGTGAGATGATGCATTAAAATTAGGGCTGTCAATAGattaaacctttttttcctAATTAATCTCACATTATGAAATTCATTAAACtagattaatcgcgattaaaagtttgtttttcttcgaAAGACTAAATCTTATAAATTAACCAGTAACCACTTCAGACAGCATGTAAActacacacagagctgtgttttcaaagagtataaaacaatattttatcgCATTAATCTCGGGCACAATAATCTATCTCATAGATTAACGCGTTAACTTTGACAGCCCTAATTAATATAAACaaatttgtgtgcatgtgtttgtgtgttcatacaAGGCGCACAGTAAACCTGGCGCCTCATTTAGTGACATAACAAGTGGGTTACCTCCGCTGCTTCCCTCAGCTGGTCGGTCGCCTCCGGACGTGTTCCTGGTGGAGCGTCTGAGCGACTGGGACTGGTATGAGATACAGTCCATGTCAGGGTGACGCCGGCGCTTCGGGGTGGGCGCCGGGGCCGTGGGCGTGGTGGCAGAGATGTCGCTCAGTGCCGGCTGGCTGTCCGTGGACTGAGGAGTCAGGGGGTTGTGCCCCAGCGGGCTCGGGCTGCGGTCCCGCTGGGTGCTTCAGGGGACAAAAGAAGACACAACGGTCAAATGTGGTGCATCACAACCAAGCAGCGGCATCCACTTCGGCACATAAGACTTGATTTATGGAGGCACACTTACTTGCTGGAGCAGGGGGAGCTTTCATTCATGGCCAGAAAGAGCCTGGACGAGCTGACCTTTTTGAACTGGGCTTGTTCACAGGGATAgaggaggatcatgggtaaGGTGAAGTCAAACGTGATCCTGAGGCCGTCAACCATCTCCTTACACAGCTCCTCGCTAAGTACAAAGGAAGTTGAAAAACATGGTTTGTTGATATTCATTATCAACAAACTAATCTATTTCCATTGCATTATTTTACATAGGCTCACCTCTTCTCTGGAGGGATTGCCTGTGgactgctgctctgtgtggtgGTGGTCTGCTGCCGCCGGAACCGCTCATTGGCCATGAATGCCTTGTTGATGGCAAAGTGTTTCACGTACGACTCCAGGATATGCACCACATTCATCTGACAGGGCACCATCACCAGCTGGGGAGAGGAAAGCACGCCTCATCAGACAAACTCAAAACATTTCTCAGTTTAGTCTCGGCAACAAACATGATCCGCATGCAAAATGCaaagattgattgattatttttctttaagcctcggaaaacacattgaggaataagaccctcatttacaatggtgcAGAGGGAACAATGAACAGTTAAtacattgagaaaataaataaataaattagaatgaaataaatatgcatatatacatacagcaaCACAAGGGAAAAGGTCACAAACAATCAACCCTGACGATTCaataaaatactataaaatACTATGGTTAAGCCTAACCCTACTAACAGTTAcaatcactgcaggagaagccaGACGTACATGACACAAGACTTGAGAATTCCCTtaatttaaagatttttggaCCTCATTCCAGATGAAGGGTGCCTTATAACAGAAAGCTGTCTTCCCCAAGTTAGTGTTAACACGAGGTTGATATAATGAAAGCCAGCTCTGGGAGCGGGTATTGAGGTTATTACAATTCCagctgatgagagaggagagatataACGGTAGTAGCCCAATGATTGTTTTGTAGATATAGATCTTCCAATGACCATCCCTTTTTTAGACAAGGCTGGCCAGCCAACTTTGTTATAAAGAGTACAGTGGTGTGTGCCATAGCGGTCTCCAGTGATAAAACGCAGAGTAGAATGGTATACAGCATCATGGGATTTCAGTGTGGTTTGGGATGTATTACCATAAATAACATTACAATAATAGAATCAACATGAACCCCAGAGGGTAAGTGTGCTGCGTGTACCTTTTTCCTCTTGTTGATGTAGAAGCAGTCATCCTCCAGTTTCTTCTTCAGAACATCCGGGATGCTGATGTCGATGTGGACAATCTTCTCCTCACATTCCCTTTTGACATTAATGTCTGGTTCCTCTCTCTGAAAACAAGCACGATATAAACCTttagatcaggggtgtccaaacttttcatcccgagggccacatatagaaaaaaatacgaaggtccgggccactcatggcgccacgccccctgccctggagaGGACCGTTAAAACTTGGGGggggacagctgcaatacagtgggccatagtccatcacattacctttcatttagctggttcttttatccaaagcaacttacaataagtgcattcaagggtacaaaccgggaacaacaagaatcaagaaagtacaatatcCTCAAAAATAGacaactacaaagtgctataattaagtaccattaaagtgctactaaattgttagttaaaaaacaaaatattataatttttaattttttttaatttaatttaatttaaattttttttttttttttgaggcgggccaatttaaaatagatgacgggccgcagatggcccgcgggccgtagattggacacccctgctttaGATGCACATTTCTGAATAGTCATGAGAAGGAAAGTCAGATTTGGCTTTTCCATCCAAGAGTCGATCAACATATTTGCAGAATACATTATTTTACCCTCAGGGACCACATGTGAAATGCAGTCTAAGGGAATTACGGTATTTTTTCTGTTGGTCTGTAAAGTCAGCGATAGACATTGAGCCGATTGACTTTACCATTTTGTTGATATCCTCAGAGAAAGTGCTGTCCCCACTATTTGAAGATTCAAGGTCCGAATCGTCGCCGTCACTGCTCTCCGAAGACGAGATCAAACCTGCAGACCGAAAAAATGCAGACGCGTTAATTTGATTGCTGAGGGACATttggagagaaaagacaaagacggAGATTTCTCACATGCGTCATCGCTGTCGTCCTCCTTAGGGAGAGTCTTCAGAGAGGATTTAGTGCCCGACTGACGACGACGCCTCTTCGACCATCCTTTTCTCTTCCTGCCGCAAAGACAAAATACACACTCGTTTGTATGGCTCGTCAATAGATTGATCAAACAAATGGAAAGGTCAAATTCAAAACTAGTGGACACAGGCCAGAGACTGACAGTGTGCTGAACTTGTAGTTTGAACTTCAGGTGGAATATTTGTCGGTGTCCTTTCAAAATTACTTTAGAAAACTTGTTTCAAGTAAGGAATGAGCTAAAGCTGTCCAGTCTCCACAAAAATGCAATTGCCTTTGCATCGTTGCATGCCCGACGTCTGATTCTGCTGAATTGGAAGGGGAAGAATCCTCCTGCCTATGTTCATTGGATTAGAGAGGTGATGTTGGGATTGGCTCTGGAAAAAATTTGATATACAGTACACGGGCTGGAGGATAAATACGACAGAACCTGGTCACAGTTTACGACACATATCAAGAGCTTGCCTTTTGCCTAAATCCTTGTTCTTATTtagtatgtatttgtttttccttctttccttctctgaCTGCCGTCCTGGTCTTCTCAATGCCTGTATTCTGACTGTTGGGACTTTTTGCTTATGTTAAAGGTCCAGAATGTTGGTGTTATGACCATAATGATCCACATAGATTGGTTTgagtcttttttttcccttttttttttctcctttgtctGTCTATTTTTCGTATTTGTCTGTATTTGCTTTCGTCTTTTGgtgctctgtctgtcagtgtgataCGTGAGTGTTTTTGTGGATACCACctggttggggtggggggggtcggGGACAACTTTTGTAAGAAATGCTTAACTAATGATGTCACTGTTTTCAATAtggaaaaattataaataaagttgggggaaaaaagaaggaattctgtcaa carries:
- the LOC128431173 gene encoding male-specific lethal 3 homolog isoform X1 translates to MNSRGIKYRFHKGERVLCFEPDPTKAKVLYDAKVTDVLIGTDEHGTIIPKYYVHFNGWNRSWDRWAAEDHVLRDTEESRKLQRRLARKALGRMKRKGWSKRRRRQSGTKSSLKTLPKEDDSDDACLISSSESSDGDDSDLESSNSGDSTFSEDINKMREEPDINVKRECEEKIVHIDISIPDVLKKKLEDDCFYINKRKKLVMVPCQMNVVHILESYVKHFAINKAFMANERFRRQQTTTTQSSSPQAIPPEKSEELCKEMVDGLRITFDFTLPMILLYPCEQAQFKKVSSSRLFLAMNESSPCSSNTQRDRSPSPLGHNPLTPQSTDSQPALSDISATTPTAPAPTPKRRRHPDMDCISYQSQSLRRSTRNTSGGDRPAEGSSGGGGSATASPQLKQRLIDTSAQPKFFLNLDRKTPVHSGSSSPLPLTPSKERSGPFYGMESRRNNELNEVLSWKLTPDNYPLNDQPPPPSYLYGSQHLLRLFVKLPEILGKMQIPERNLRALVKHLELFLRFLAEFHEDFFPESAYVSASEAHYSMKQPRPVY
- the LOC128431173 gene encoding male-specific lethal 3 homolog isoform X2 — its product is MKRKGWSKRRRRQSGTKSSLKTLPKEDDSDDACLISSSESSDGDDSDLESSNSGDSTFSEDINKMREEPDINVKRECEEKIVHIDISIPDVLKKKLEDDCFYINKRKKLVMVPCQMNVVHILESYVKHFAINKAFMANERFRRQQTTTTQSSSPQAIPPEKSEELCKEMVDGLRITFDFTLPMILLYPCEQAQFKKVSSSRLFLAMNESSPCSSNTQRDRSPSPLGHNPLTPQSTDSQPALSDISATTPTAPAPTPKRRRHPDMDCISYQSQSLRRSTRNTSGGDRPAEGSSGGGGSATASPQLKQRLIDTSAQPKFFLNLDRKTPVHSGSSSPLPLTPSKERSGPFYGMESRRNNELNEVLSWKLTPDNYPLNDQPPPPSYLYGSQHLLRLFVKLPEILGKMQIPERNLRALVKHLELFLRFLAEFHEDFFPESAYVSASEAHYSMKQPRPVY